From Clostridium sp. SY8519:
TGCAGGCAAGGAAAGGCGCTGACATCGCCGGCGCACTCCAGCTGACGGCGCCGATACAGAAACATGCCGCAGATCACAAGGGCGGCGGCCACGATGCAGTATCCCAGCAGGCTGGCCCAGCCATAATAATGAAGGGCGGTCTGCGTGACACCTTCCGGTGTGTTGGATATGACATCCATTCCGGTTCTGGTCGTGATATATACTGCCGGTGAGAGATAATTCCCTGCTTCCAGCAGCGGATTTGCGGATACTGTACCGGGGACTCCGAACGTAAACATGTTGGTGAGCATGGAAAACAGCGTCCGCAGTACAGCATACAGAAGATTTACAATGGCATAGTAGATGGCGCCTCCGATGTAATGGGCGGAAAGCATGCAGCAGAATACCGCTATGGAATACAGGATAAAATCCACAAGAACCACATAGCCCAGGGCCGGAAAAATCTGGCTTCCCGGTTTCAGACCGCCCCGGAGAAAGGCCGGCAGGGCAATGAAGAAGTTAATGGTCTGGGGCACAATCAGAAACAGGAGTCCGCTGATGTAATTGGTGATATAAAGTTCCCTGCGGCTGAATGGCAGCGCATGGGTCATATTGCAGCTTCTGGCGCTGCAGAGGTAGGAAAATACCGCGGATGCAGCCAGAATCGCGAAAATAATGATGTGGACCGGGGACTGGAACGTGGACAGTGCCTTGGCCAGTTCGGAAACATCCTGGTTTCCCGTGATAATATGGGGAACCGTGAGGTAGGCGATAAACGGGCAGAGAAAAAACAGGCACACGGTATACAGGATCCATATGACACCGAATCTCCGGATATTTTTGGAAAACACCGTCCGATTAAAGAAGGATGTCTTTGAATTCATAATTCATACCTCCCATTTCATAGATAAAGATTTCTTCCAGCGTCAGCGGAAGGACATCGAGTACCAGCGGATGCATACGGCCGAGGATCTCCTGGATCTGCGCCGGATCCCCGCGTACGATCAGTGTGTGGGCATGCCCGGTGGATGTCTGGTGCAGTACCTGCAGACCATCCGGGAGAGGCGGCATTTCCTCCGGGAAGACAAGCTGAATCTTGGAAATATTGGACTGCAGCTCTTCCAGCGGCCGCTCCATGTGAACCTGTCCCTGGAACATGATTCCGACGGTATCACATACATCCTCCAGTTCCCGCAGGTTGTGGGAGGAAACCAGTACCGTCATATGGCGTTCGGCCACCTCTGACAGCAGGATGCTCCAGATCTGGCGCCGCATAACAGGATCCAGTCCGTCTACCGGTTCGTCCAGAATCATGATATCCGGTTTACAGCAGATGCTGAGCCAGAAAATCACCTGTTTCCGCATGCCTTTGGACAGGCGGCGGATGCTTTGTTTGACATCGATGGCCGGAAAAGCCTCCTTCAGCCGCTCAAACAGTGCAAGGTCAAAGTGGGGGTAGATCCCCTTGTAATAATTCTTCATATCCAGTGTATTGGACTGGAAAAAGTAGAATAGATCGTCCGGCACGTAGGCGATGCGGGCCTTGACGGCCGGATTCTCATACACCGGCTGGCCGTCTACGGAAATGGTGCCCTGATCCGGCCGGTAGATACCGGTTAAGTGCCGGATGATGGTGGATTTGCCTGCGCCGTTTGGTCCCACCAGTCCATAGACGCTGCCGGTGGGAATCTTCAT
This genomic window contains:
- a CDS encoding ABC transporter ATP-binding protein; amino-acid sequence: MIQVSHLSKKFGDFQALSDVTMKIPTGSVYGLVGPNGAGKSTIIRHLTGIYRPDQGTISVDGQPVYENPAVKARIAYVPDDLFYFFQSNTLDMKNYYKGIYPHFDLALFERLKEAFPAIDVKQSIRRLSKGMRKQVIFWLSICCKPDIMILDEPVDGLDPVMRRQIWSILLSEVAERHMTVLVSSHNLRELEDVCDTVGIMFQGQVHMERPLEELQSNISKIQLVFPEEMPPLPDGLQVLHQTSTGHAHTLIVRGDPAQIQEILGRMHPLVLDVLPLTLEEIFIYEMGGMNYEFKDILL